Proteins encoded within one genomic window of Augochlora pura isolate Apur16 chromosome 11, APUR_v2.2.1, whole genome shotgun sequence:
- the LOC144476933 gene encoding uncharacterized protein LOC144476933 has translation MTRYARGKGSKASNEKTPNEATPWHVLKQQLIEKISNLEQTKKPKSARELLEDKDVYYCDVGNVNNDWAQFEENTVKKSKNPIAKKNKKSKETALDKTIDSNEIKNTEFEENTTKKGKNLITKKNKKSKVISLDEAVNSNGNKKDGDEGNVQKKLSKKRNIDEINTSMADVKIKKRKKDFLPKLNNNIREEGDSFADQDSTEQNKIIEKRTKLNKKRKQNKQNGPKYLETSLNSSSTSQTNNNEVNISNSQSNLSATNEKKGISSKHSMKQQKKYNAHSNDNNNKMNISNENNYAAQKSNKIGINKSNSYKFGGQKIDRKKFENNKMNNKKPPKVRDDKEHKRRKQETGLTKLTINGIEIELSKYDGFPVRKEDADRLRELKQKMIMKGIPKKEIDIAIKLERRRAEKALARIRRNVCFHCRKGGHNLSDCPELGSEQASTGICFKCGSTEHTHFECKVAKPTEFRYATCFICREQGHIAKQCPDNPKGIYPRGGSCNVCGDVTHLKKDCPDLIKEKEENEITLNTIADGNIEHLEGSTKTVQPVENKKPKKVVKF, from the exons ATGACTCGCTATGCAAGAGGTAAAGGATCAAAAGCGTCGAACGAAAAAACTCCGAATGAAGCCACACCATGGCACGTATTAAAACAGCAACTTATTGAAAAGATATCCAATCTAGAACAAACAAAAAAGCCGAAATCAGCGAGAGAACTGTTAGAAGACAAGGATGTATATTACTGTGATGTGGGAAACGTTAATAATGACTGGGCGCAGTTTGAAGAAAACACGgtaaagaaaagtaaaaatccaattgcaaaaaagaataaaaaatcgaaGGAAACAGCTTTGGATAAAACTATTGattctaatgaaataaaaaatacagaatttgaagaaaatacaactaaaaaaggtaaaaatctaataacaaaaaagaataaaaaatcgaaGGTAATATCTTTGGATGAAGCTGTCAATTCTAATGGAAATAAGAAGGATGGGGATGAAGGTAATGTTCAAAAAAAGTTAtctaagaaaagaaatatcgatgaaataaatacttcAATGGcagatgtaaaaattaaaaaacgcaAGAAAGACTTCTTGCCcaagttaaataataatataagagaGGAAGGGGACAGTTTTGCTGACCAAGATAGTAcagaacagaataaaataattgaaaaacgcactaagttgaataaaaaaaggaaacagaaTAAACAGAATGGTCCCAAGTATTTAGAAACATCACTGAACTCTAGCAGTACTTCACAAACTAACAATAATGaagtaaatatatcaaattctCAGTCTAATTTAAGCgcaacaaatgaaaaaaaaggtATATCATCTAAACATAGTATGAAACAACAGAAGAAATATAATGCGCATtctaatgataataataataaaatgaatataagtAATGAAAACAATTATGCAGCTcagaaatcgaataaaataggtataaataaatcaaatagtTACAAATTTGGTGGACagaaaatcgatcgaaaaaagtttgaaaacaataaaatgaataacaaaAAACCTCCTAAAGTTCGAGACGATAAGGAACACAAACGGCGAAAACAGGAGACCggtttaacaaaattaacaattaatggTATAGAAATAGAACTTTCGAAATATGATGGTTTTCCTGTTAGAAAAGAAGATGCAGATAGATTGCGtgaattgaaacaaaaaatgaTTATGAAAG GTATTcccaaaaaagaaatagatattgcaataaaattggaaagaaGGAGAGCTGAGAAAGCCTTAGCAAGAATAAGAAGGAATGTCTGTTTCCATTGTCGCAAAGGAGGTCACAATTTATCTGATTGTCCTGAACTTGGATCTGAGCAAGCAAGCACCGGCATTTGCTTCAAATGTGGATCAACAGAACATACACATTTTGAATGTAAAGTGGCTAAGCCAACAGAATTCAGATATGCAACATGTTTCATTTGTCGAGAACAAGGGCATATCGCTAAACAATGCCCTGATAATCCTAAAGGTATATACCCTCGGGGTGGAAGTTGCAACGTGTGCGGTGATGTAACACATTTGAAAAAGGACTGTCCAGacttaattaaagaaaaggaagaaaatgaaattacattgaatacaATCGCAGATGGTAACATAGAACATTTAGAAGGAAGTACAAAAACAGTCCAACCAGTGGAGAACAAAAAACCTAAGAAAGTAGTCAAATTTTAA